One genomic segment of Mycolicibacterium neworleansense includes these proteins:
- a CDS encoding Na+/H+ antiporter subunit A: MLAVLLAHAVATALAPLLVARWGRRAFYPLALVPLGSLVWVGLNWPSHDRVPTLSIPWVHELSMDITLRFDSLAAIMSVLVLAIGALVLFYCGEYFHHHDGKIEKRLPSFAAELVAFSGSMFGLVVSDNMLVLYIFWETTTVLSFLLVGHYAERATSRRAATQALLVTTFGGLAMLVGIIVLGNLSGTYLLSELIASPPGGTAAAIGVALILIGALSKSAIVPMHFWLPGAMAAPTPVSAYLHAAAMVKAGVYLVARMAPGFADTSLWRPMVVGLGLLTMLLAGWRAVREYDLKLILAFGTVSQLGLITVMVGTGGSDMMLAGLAMLCAHAMFKAALFMVVGIIDHTTGTRDIRRLAGLGRHHRPLLIIAACATASMAALPPFFGFVAKEADLETVLHSPALGSVAPWVLTGIVVGSVFTTIYSLRFMWGAFAGKGLPNPSTRVLEMHRPSITFLAAPATLAAAGLVFGLWPAGLDAVLDEYADTLPGGSGYHLALWHGFGLPLLLSVIVLAVGIVVFFGRNRLPRTRFAYQPLGNADRMYDAVIRGLDITSVRLTGETQRGSLPATQSVILSTLVVLPIVMLALGARDRPDFALWDSPLQVVVGLLMLAAAIGATVMRNRLAAVLLVGVTGYGCGAIFAFHGAPDLALTQFLVETLVLVIFVLVLRILPAEADATNINRHRLPRAALALAVGAAVTTLAVFAMAARNGVGIAELIPDAAYYRGHGANAVNVLLVDIRAWDTMGEVMVLLVAATGVASLVFRHRRFGAAPRVSTAVGQPDIGPIGAYSPAVGDVTWLRGSELRDPRHRSLVLEVATRVIFPLIMVLSAYFFFAGHNTPGGGFAGGLTAGLALVLRYLAGGRYELGETLPLDAGKILGTGLGLSAGTAVASILLGAPALSSAVLQFDVPVLGSVKMVTALFFDLGVYLIVVGLVLDILRSLGARVDAEIAR, encoded by the coding sequence ATGCTCGCCGTTCTGCTCGCCCACGCGGTTGCCACCGCGCTGGCGCCACTTCTGGTGGCCAGATGGGGCAGGCGAGCGTTCTATCCGTTGGCCCTGGTGCCGCTCGGATCCCTGGTCTGGGTCGGGTTGAACTGGCCGAGTCACGACCGCGTCCCGACCCTGAGCATCCCGTGGGTGCACGAGCTGTCGATGGACATCACGCTGCGGTTCGACTCGCTCGCAGCCATCATGAGCGTGCTGGTGCTGGCCATCGGGGCGCTCGTCCTCTTCTATTGCGGCGAGTACTTCCACCACCACGACGGAAAGATCGAGAAGCGGCTGCCCAGCTTCGCCGCTGAGCTCGTTGCCTTCTCCGGGTCCATGTTCGGCTTGGTGGTCAGCGACAACATGCTGGTTCTCTACATCTTCTGGGAAACCACCACGGTGCTGTCCTTCCTGCTGGTCGGCCACTACGCCGAGCGGGCCACCAGCAGGCGGGCCGCCACCCAGGCGTTGTTGGTGACCACGTTCGGCGGCCTGGCCATGCTGGTCGGCATCATCGTGCTGGGCAACCTGTCCGGCACCTATCTTCTGTCCGAGCTCATCGCGTCTCCTCCGGGCGGCACAGCGGCCGCCATCGGGGTGGCGCTGATCCTCATCGGCGCGTTGTCCAAATCGGCGATCGTGCCGATGCACTTCTGGCTACCGGGCGCGATGGCCGCACCCACTCCGGTCAGCGCCTATCTGCACGCCGCGGCGATGGTCAAGGCCGGTGTCTATCTGGTGGCCCGGATGGCGCCGGGCTTCGCCGACACATCGCTGTGGCGCCCGATGGTCGTCGGTCTCGGACTGCTCACGATGCTGCTGGCCGGCTGGCGCGCGGTCCGTGAATACGACCTGAAACTGATCCTGGCCTTCGGCACGGTGAGCCAACTCGGCCTGATCACGGTCATGGTGGGCACCGGCGGCAGCGACATGATGCTGGCCGGGCTGGCCATGTTGTGTGCGCACGCGATGTTCAAGGCCGCGTTGTTCATGGTCGTCGGCATCATCGACCACACCACCGGCACCCGCGACATCCGGCGCCTGGCGGGCCTGGGGCGCCATCACCGGCCGCTGCTGATCATTGCCGCGTGCGCCACCGCGAGCATGGCTGCGCTGCCGCCGTTCTTCGGCTTCGTCGCCAAGGAGGCCGACCTCGAGACGGTTCTGCACAGTCCGGCCCTCGGTTCCGTGGCGCCGTGGGTACTGACCGGCATCGTGGTCGGGTCGGTGTTCACCACCATCTACAGCCTGCGCTTCATGTGGGGCGCGTTCGCAGGCAAGGGCCTGCCGAACCCGAGCACCCGGGTCCTCGAAATGCACCGTCCTTCAATCACTTTCCTGGCAGCGCCGGCGACCCTCGCCGCAGCGGGCCTGGTCTTCGGCCTGTGGCCCGCGGGCCTGGACGCGGTGCTCGACGAATACGCCGACACCTTGCCCGGGGGGTCGGGTTACCACCTGGCCCTCTGGCACGGGTTCGGCCTGCCGCTCCTGCTCTCGGTAATCGTGCTCGCCGTCGGCATCGTCGTGTTCTTCGGCCGGAACCGCTTGCCCCGCACCCGGTTTGCCTATCAGCCGCTGGGCAACGCCGACCGCATGTACGACGCGGTGATTCGCGGCCTGGACATCACCTCGGTGCGCCTGACCGGAGAGACCCAGCGCGGGTCGCTGCCGGCCACCCAGTCGGTCATCCTGTCGACGCTGGTCGTGCTGCCCATCGTGATGCTGGCGCTGGGCGCACGGGACCGTCCGGACTTCGCGCTGTGGGATTCCCCGCTGCAGGTGGTGGTCGGGTTGTTGATGCTGGCCGCCGCGATCGGCGCGACGGTGATGCGCAACCGCCTCGCCGCGGTGCTTCTGGTCGGGGTCACCGGTTACGGCTGCGGTGCGATCTTCGCCTTCCACGGCGCACCCGATCTGGCGTTGACCCAATTCTTGGTCGAAACACTGGTTTTGGTGATATTCGTGCTGGTCCTTCGGATCCTGCCCGCCGAGGCCGACGCCACCAACATCAACCGTCACCGGCTGCCGCGAGCGGCTCTGGCGCTGGCGGTGGGCGCCGCGGTCACGACCCTCGCGGTGTTCGCGATGGCCGCGCGCAACGGTGTGGGTATCGCCGAGTTGATCCCCGACGCGGCCTACTACCGCGGGCACGGCGCGAACGCGGTCAACGTACTGCTGGTCGACATCCGCGCCTGGGACACCATGGGCGAGGTGATGGTGTTGCTGGTGGCCGCGACGGGTGTGGCGTCGCTGGTGTTCCGGCACCGGCGATTCGGTGCCGCGCCGCGCGTCAGCACCGCCGTCGGCCAGCCCGACATCGGCCCCATCGGGGCCTACAGCCCAGCCGTCGGCGATGTCACCTGGCTGCGCGGCAGCGAACTGCGTGATCCTCGACATCGCTCCCTGGTGCTGGAGGTCGCGACCCGCGTCATTTTCCCGCTCATCATGGTGCTCTCGGCGTACTTCTTCTTCGCCGGGCACAACACCCCCGGCGGCGGCTTCGCCGGCGGGTTGACGGCGGGCCTGGCGCTGGTGCTGCGGTACCTGGCCGGTGGCCGCTACGAGCTCGGCGAGACGCTGCCGCTCGACGCGGGCAAGATCCTCGGCACCGGGCTCGGCCTCTCGGCGGGAACGGCGGTCGCCTCAATCCTGTTGGGAGCGCCCGCATTGTCCTCGGCTGTCCTGCAATTCGACGTGCCGGTGCTCGGTTCGGTCAAGATGGTGACCGCGTTGTTCTTCGATCTGGGGGTGTATCTCATCGTTGTCGGTTTGGTGCTCGACATCTTGCGCAGCCTCGGCGCCCGCGTGGATGCGGAGATCGCCCGATGA
- a CDS encoding Na(+)/H(+) antiporter subunit C, translating to MTTFLVPLIIIGGLTSTGVYLLLERNLTRMLLGLLLIGNAVNLLILTVGGRSGNPPIRGRTSNGATTDADPLAQGMILTAIVISMGLAAFVLALAYRSYRLTTVEEVGNDPEDTRVSQQAGSQEEEVIPLPDPNRDTDAPDELDALPGFEGSK from the coding sequence ATGACGACATTCCTGGTCCCGCTGATCATCATCGGCGGGCTCACCAGCACCGGCGTGTACCTGCTGCTCGAGCGCAACCTGACCCGGATGTTGTTGGGGCTGTTGCTGATCGGCAATGCCGTCAACCTGTTGATCCTGACCGTCGGTGGCAGGTCGGGAAATCCACCGATCCGCGGGCGCACCAGCAACGGCGCCACGACCGACGCCGATCCGTTGGCGCAGGGCATGATCCTGACCGCGATCGTCATCAGTATGGGGCTGGCGGCGTTCGTGCTGGCGCTGGCCTACCGCTCGTATCGGCTCACCACGGTCGAAGAGGTCGGTAACGATCCCGAGGACACCCGGGTCTCGCAGCAAGCGGGTTCTCAGGAAGAAGAAGTCATTCCACTGCCCGATCCCAATCGCGACACCGACGCACCCGACGAACTCGACGCGCTGCCGGGATTCGAGGGGTCGAAGTGA
- a CDS encoding Na+/H+ antiporter subunit D — protein sequence MSAQALIPLPVLIPALAAAATLVAGRRPRLQRVITQFALTAVVVVCAALLYLADRDGTLVLHVGGWGQSVPGMGPLGITLVVDRLSALMLVVSAIVLLAVVAYAIGQGIRDGDERQPTSIFLPTYLVLSAGVCTAFLAGDLFNLFVGFEVLLAASFVLLTIGASEDRVRAGISYVLVSMVSSLIFLIGIALVYAATGTLNMAELALRLDDIPAGTRTALFAVLLVAFGIKAAVFPLSTWLPDSYPTAPAPVTAVFAGLLTKVGVYAIIRAHSLLFPDGGMDNVLLVAGLLTMVIGILGAIAQSDIKRLLSFTLVSHIGYMVFGVALANQLGMSGAIYYVAHHIVVQTTLFLVVGLIERQAGASTLQRLGGLAAASPVLAFVFVVPALNLGGIPPFSGFIGKVALLEAGAENGSALAWILVTGSVVTSLLTLYVVARVWTKAFWRARADAPEGHLAGAAPAVLLDDIEDIEFADRDSVGRMPVGMLAPTGALIAVGLALTVAAGPIFSYSERAAAEVLDRGQYISAVLGGDQR from the coding sequence GTGAGCGCCCAGGCCCTCATCCCGTTGCCGGTGCTGATCCCGGCGCTCGCCGCGGCGGCGACGCTCGTGGCCGGGCGCCGTCCCCGGTTACAACGTGTCATCACCCAGTTCGCCCTGACTGCGGTGGTCGTGGTGTGCGCGGCGCTGCTGTACCTGGCCGACCGGGACGGCACCCTGGTCCTGCACGTCGGTGGCTGGGGCCAGAGCGTGCCCGGCATGGGGCCGTTGGGCATCACCCTGGTGGTGGACCGGCTTTCGGCGCTCATGCTCGTGGTGTCGGCCATCGTGCTGCTGGCGGTGGTCGCGTACGCCATCGGGCAGGGTATCCGCGACGGCGACGAACGCCAGCCGACGTCGATCTTCCTGCCCACCTATCTGGTGCTGTCGGCGGGTGTGTGCACCGCCTTCCTTGCGGGTGATCTGTTCAATCTGTTCGTCGGCTTCGAGGTGCTGCTGGCCGCGAGCTTCGTCCTGCTGACCATCGGCGCCAGCGAGGACCGCGTGCGAGCCGGTATCTCCTATGTGCTGGTTTCGATGGTCTCGTCCCTGATCTTCCTGATCGGCATCGCGCTGGTGTACGCGGCGACCGGGACGCTGAACATGGCCGAGCTGGCATTGCGCCTCGACGACATCCCGGCGGGCACCCGCACCGCGCTGTTCGCCGTGCTGCTGGTGGCGTTCGGCATCAAGGCCGCCGTGTTCCCGCTGTCGACATGGCTGCCCGACTCCTACCCCACCGCGCCCGCGCCGGTCACCGCGGTGTTCGCCGGGTTGCTGACGAAAGTCGGTGTCTACGCGATCATCCGGGCCCATTCGCTGCTGTTCCCCGACGGCGGGATGGACAACGTCCTGCTGGTCGCGGGCCTGCTCACCATGGTTATCGGCATCCTCGGCGCAATCGCCCAGAGCGACATCAAACGGCTACTGTCCTTCACACTCGTCAGCCACATCGGCTACATGGTGTTCGGTGTCGCGCTGGCCAATCAGCTCGGCATGTCGGGCGCGATCTACTACGTGGCGCACCACATCGTGGTGCAGACGACGCTGTTCCTGGTCGTCGGCCTGATCGAGCGGCAGGCCGGGGCGTCGACGTTGCAGAGATTGGGCGGGCTGGCCGCGGCAAGTCCGGTGCTGGCGTTCGTGTTCGTGGTACCCGCCCTCAACCTCGGTGGCATCCCGCCCTTCTCCGGCTTCATCGGGAAGGTGGCGCTGCTGGAGGCGGGCGCCGAGAACGGTTCGGCACTGGCCTGGATCCTGGTCACCGGCAGTGTGGTCACCAGCCTGCTGACGCTCTACGTGGTGGCCCGGGTGTGGACGAAGGCGTTCTGGCGGGCCCGCGCCGATGCGCCCGAAGGGCATTTGGCCGGGGCGGCACCGGCGGTGCTCCTCGACGACATCGAGGACATCGAGTTCGCCGATCGTGACAGTGTGGGACGCATGCCGGTGGGAATGTTGGCTCCGACGGGCGCTTTGATCGCGGTCGGGCTGGCCTTGACCGTGGCGGCCGGGCCGATCTTCTCCTACAGCGAGCGCGCGGCGGCCGAAGTCCTGGACCGCGGACAGTACATCTCGGCTGTGCTCGGGGGTGATCAGCGATGA
- a CDS encoding Na+/H+ antiporter subunit E codes for MRWLLLRVWMLCWLMLVWVLLWGSISAANIIAGLTVAVVITVLLPLPAVPVEGRVHPLSLLRLATQVAVWLVMSSFQMAWLAVRPGPLPVNAVLRAHLAIKSDLVLALGVNIINLTPGTIVLEIDQTRRLIYVHVVDVGSDRAINRFHSQITTLQRLLVAAFERESDWRPAVNKEGA; via the coding sequence ATGAGGTGGCTGCTGCTTCGGGTCTGGATGCTGTGCTGGCTGATGTTGGTGTGGGTGCTCTTGTGGGGCAGCATCTCTGCGGCCAACATCATCGCGGGCCTGACCGTCGCCGTGGTGATCACGGTGCTGCTGCCGTTGCCTGCCGTCCCCGTGGAGGGCCGGGTCCATCCGTTGTCGCTGCTGCGGTTGGCCACTCAGGTCGCCGTTTGGCTGGTGATGTCCTCGTTCCAGATGGCATGGCTTGCGGTCAGGCCAGGGCCGCTGCCGGTCAATGCGGTGTTGCGGGCGCATCTGGCGATCAAGTCGGATCTGGTGCTGGCCCTTGGGGTCAACATCATCAATCTGACCCCGGGCACCATCGTGCTGGAGATCGATCAGACACGGCGGCTGATCTACGTACACGTCGTCGACGTGGGTTCGGACCGGGCGATCAACCGGTTCCACAGTCAGATCACCACCCTGCAAAGGCTTTTGGTGGCGGCCTTCGAACGCGAGTCTGATTGGCGCCCCGCGGTCAACAAGGAGGGCGCCTGA
- a CDS encoding monovalent cation/H+ antiporter complex subunit F, producing the protein MTTVWTIAAVMLAAAAAITMFRLLSGPSTLDRLVALDTLVAVTLCGIGTWAAYSLDTTVTYSLTALALISFVGSVSVARFRVPDTSEPRRKQAP; encoded by the coding sequence ATGACTACGGTCTGGACCATCGCCGCGGTCATGCTGGCCGCCGCTGCGGCGATCACGATGTTTCGTCTTCTGTCGGGACCCAGCACGCTGGACCGGCTGGTCGCGTTGGACACCCTGGTGGCCGTCACGCTGTGCGGCATCGGAACCTGGGCGGCGTACAGTCTCGACACCACCGTGACCTACAGCCTGACGGCGTTGGCGTTGATCAGCTTTGTCGGTTCGGTGAGCGTGGCGCGGTTCCGTGTGCCCGACACCAGTGAGCCGCGGCGGAAGCAGGCGCCATGA
- a CDS encoding monovalent cation/H(+) antiporter subunit G: MNILDIITAVLILAGSTLALTAAIGVVRFGDTMSRMHSATKPQVLGLLLVLAGAAIRLRGHADVGMLILTGLFTLITAPVIANRVGQLAYREQRNRENLLTRDEMAEFGETEGDGQN; encoded by the coding sequence ATGAACATCCTCGACATCATCACCGCGGTCCTGATCCTGGCCGGGTCGACTCTGGCCTTGACCGCGGCAATCGGGGTGGTGCGGTTCGGCGACACCATGTCGCGGATGCATTCGGCGACCAAGCCCCAGGTGCTCGGGTTGCTGCTGGTGCTGGCCGGCGCGGCGATCCGGCTCCGCGGCCACGCCGATGTCGGCATGCTGATCCTCACGGGTTTGTTCACGTTGATCACCGCGCCGGTGATCGCCAACCGCGTCGGGCAGCTGGCCTACCGCGAGCAGCGCAACCGGGAGAATCTGCTGACCCGGGACGAGATGGCGGAGTTCGGGGAGACTGAAGGCGATGGCCAGAACTGA
- a CDS encoding SAM-dependent methyltransferase: MARTDDDSWDITESVGATALAVAMARANETVTDSPLFTDPCAQLFLDAAAARGWRPPTGAMAQRIRAIGDYAASRTKWFDEFFLAAGAAGIRQAVILAAGLDARAWRLPWIHDSVVFEIDQPQVLRFKEDVLAAHRVAPKARHVAVPVDLRRDWPKALREADFDTTEPTAWSVEGLLPYLPADAQDQLFERITELSARDSRIAVEAFSAEFFSEDHLARRREQIEKMRAQAGDNDEDMPDPERLWFVEDRAYVPDWLSQHCWEVGALPADDLMARYHRTLPADTTEGTMSTEFVEGVFTETHSG, from the coding sequence ATGGCCAGAACTGACGACGACAGCTGGGACATCACCGAGAGCGTGGGTGCCACCGCGCTCGCGGTGGCGATGGCGCGTGCCAACGAGACCGTCACGGATTCCCCGTTGTTCACCGATCCGTGTGCGCAGCTGTTTCTCGATGCCGCGGCCGCGCGGGGGTGGCGCCCACCCACCGGGGCGATGGCGCAGCGGATTCGCGCCATCGGCGATTACGCCGCGTCGCGGACCAAGTGGTTCGACGAGTTCTTCCTCGCCGCAGGGGCTGCGGGCATCCGCCAGGCGGTGATCCTGGCGGCCGGGCTCGATGCCCGTGCCTGGCGGTTGCCCTGGATCCACGACAGCGTGGTGTTCGAGATCGATCAGCCGCAGGTGCTCCGGTTCAAGGAGGATGTCCTGGCCGCGCACCGGGTTGCCCCGAAAGCCCGGCATGTCGCCGTCCCCGTCGACTTGCGGCGCGACTGGCCGAAGGCGTTGCGGGAGGCGGATTTCGATACAACCGAGCCGACGGCCTGGTCGGTCGAGGGCTTGCTGCCCTACCTCCCCGCCGATGCGCAGGACCAGTTGTTCGAGCGCATCACCGAACTGTCGGCGCGGGACAGCCGGATCGCGGTCGAGGCCTTCAGCGCCGAGTTCTTCTCCGAAGACCACCTGGCACGCCGCCGCGAGCAGATCGAGAAGATGCGTGCCCAGGCCGGCGACAACGACGAGGACATGCCGGATCCGGAACGGCTGTGGTTCGTCGAGGACCGCGCCTACGTGCCAGACTGGCTCAGCCAGCACTGCTGGGAGGTCGGGGCGCTGCCCGCCGATGACCTGATGGCGCGCTACCACCGCACCCTGCCCGCCGACACCACCGAAGGCACCATGTCCACGGAGTTCGTCGAGGGTGTTTTCACCGAAACACATTCCGGATGA
- a CDS encoding alpha/beta fold hydrolase, with protein sequence MASTLSASDGTELVVEEDGVGPPVVFVHGSSGGLDSWADIAQRLTGYRTVRYARRNHPPSDTGTRPNSFAVEAADLRCVLGLVAATCGQRAHVVGGSYGATVALHAAIDGDERIASLALFEPPVLLSGPHLLPILDRYRRLCADARYGDALELFAREVACIPAEVVATASFEPESEELGRTTTLSAGADLEAMADDTQGVDRWAAITVPVLLMQGGLSWPPLPEGMDRLARVLPHAERVTWSDQSHFATAMVPQRVADTIRRFLAALEAKPGH encoded by the coding sequence ATGGCTTCGACGCTGAGTGCCTCCGACGGAACCGAATTGGTGGTGGAGGAGGACGGGGTCGGACCGCCGGTGGTCTTCGTGCACGGCTCCAGCGGTGGTCTCGATTCGTGGGCCGATATCGCGCAACGGCTCACCGGTTACCGGACCGTGCGGTATGCGCGCCGCAACCACCCACCGAGCGATACGGGCACGCGCCCGAACAGTTTCGCCGTCGAGGCCGCCGACCTGAGGTGCGTGCTGGGACTGGTGGCTGCGACCTGCGGGCAGCGCGCACACGTCGTCGGAGGCTCTTACGGGGCGACGGTCGCGTTGCACGCCGCGATCGACGGTGACGAGCGCATAGCTTCGCTCGCGCTGTTCGAACCGCCCGTGCTGTTGTCCGGCCCGCACCTGTTGCCGATCCTCGACCGATACCGGCGGTTGTGCGCCGACGCGCGTTATGGGGATGCGCTGGAGCTCTTCGCGCGGGAGGTCGCGTGCATACCTGCGGAAGTGGTGGCGACGGCCTCGTTCGAGCCCGAAAGTGAAGAACTGGGCCGCACCACCACACTGTCTGCCGGTGCGGATCTGGAGGCGATGGCCGATGACACTCAGGGAGTCGACCGGTGGGCGGCCATCACCGTGCCGGTGCTGCTGATGCAGGGCGGCCTGAGCTGGCCGCCTCTACCCGAGGGGATGGACCGCTTGGCGCGGGTGCTTCCGCACGCTGAACGAGTGACGTGGTCTGACCAGTCCCATTTCGCCACCGCCATGGTGCCGCAACGCGTTGCCGACACGATCCGGCGTTTCCTCGCCGCCTTGGAAGCCAAACCCGGTCACTGA
- a CDS encoding LON peptidase substrate-binding domain-containing protein gives MTVSPMFPLEVAMLPGQELPLRIFEPRYVAMVSDCMAMSEPSFGVVLISAGREVGGGDRRCDVGARAKIVDCQEFGAGKYRLLCVMGERIRVQRWLDDDPYPRAEIQLWPDEPDGPADPARISDVEDRMVALLDRIGEARGTPIRSREIVESAGVDPENRLYALASRLPIGQADRYSLLAAPSEAARVEVLSEAVDTVTAMVEFQLSE, from the coding sequence ATGACGGTCTCACCGATGTTTCCACTCGAAGTGGCCATGTTGCCCGGCCAGGAGCTGCCGCTGCGGATCTTCGAACCGCGCTATGTGGCGATGGTGAGCGACTGCATGGCCATGTCGGAGCCGTCCTTCGGGGTGGTGCTGATCTCGGCCGGCCGCGAGGTGGGCGGCGGTGACCGGCGGTGCGACGTCGGAGCGCGGGCCAAGATCGTGGACTGCCAGGAATTCGGTGCCGGCAAGTACCGGCTGTTGTGCGTGATGGGGGAGCGAATCCGGGTGCAGCGCTGGCTCGACGACGATCCGTACCCGCGCGCCGAGATCCAACTCTGGCCCGACGAACCCGACGGCCCGGCCGACCCCGCGCGCATCAGCGATGTAGAAGACCGCATGGTGGCGTTGCTCGACCGGATCGGGGAGGCTCGCGGCACACCGATCCGCAGCCGTGAGATCGTGGAGTCCGCCGGCGTCGACCCGGAGAACCGCTTGTATGCCTTGGCGAGTCGGCTACCCATCGGGCAGGCCGACCGCTATTCACTGTTGGCCGCCCCGTCGGAGGCAGCGCGGGTCGAGGTACTGAGCGAGGCAGTCGACACCGTCACCGCGATGGTGGAATTCCAGCTGTCGGAGTAG
- a CDS encoding Lrp/AsnC family transcriptional regulator produces the protein MPPSAELEAARTLLSDPGYTDLDTVDRQLIELLQADGRIPYAELGRRADITEKTARRRVSRLLDEGYITIAAITDPAVLGFGSLGLALLTVDGSRTPVELAAEIARLPEADYVTATTGPYGVVLELVCTDARELHDVAFGTIATLPGVRSVELLPYLRLHYQQARLSGVLAGGAVRPRPLDDIDRAILTRLAVDGRAAFRDFASALGLSETTIRSRYSRMVDTGAARVMCIANPLRLGYRHSSWVAIRTEGRTGAQKVAEALTRVEAVSYVALTAGRWDVLAEVVTARGEDLLNVLDESIRGLDGVTAMQAWPYVTVHYKAIHPRHGRGWHPHAVTDR, from the coding sequence ATGCCACCGTCAGCGGAGCTTGAGGCAGCCCGCACGCTGCTGTCCGATCCGGGCTACACCGATCTCGACACGGTCGACCGCCAACTGATCGAACTGCTGCAGGCCGATGGCCGTATCCCATACGCTGAGCTCGGCCGTCGCGCTGACATCACGGAAAAGACTGCGCGCCGCCGTGTTTCGCGATTGTTGGACGAGGGCTACATCACCATCGCCGCCATCACCGATCCGGCGGTTCTCGGGTTCGGCTCGCTGGGGTTGGCCCTGCTGACCGTCGACGGATCGCGCACGCCGGTCGAGCTCGCCGCCGAAATCGCCCGGTTGCCCGAGGCCGATTACGTGACGGCGACGACGGGTCCGTACGGCGTGGTGCTGGAGTTGGTCTGCACCGATGCCCGCGAACTTCACGATGTGGCCTTCGGCACGATCGCGACGCTGCCCGGCGTGCGCTCGGTCGAACTGCTCCCCTACCTGCGGCTGCACTATCAGCAAGCCCGGTTGTCCGGTGTGCTGGCCGGCGGCGCGGTGCGGCCGCGCCCGCTCGACGACATCGACCGCGCGATCTTGACGCGCCTGGCCGTCGACGGCCGCGCCGCCTTCCGCGACTTCGCTTCCGCACTGGGCTTGTCCGAGACCACCATCCGGTCGCGTTACAGCCGGATGGTGGACACAGGTGCGGCCCGGGTGATGTGCATCGCCAACCCGCTGCGGCTCGGTTACCGCCACAGCAGCTGGGTGGCGATCCGCACCGAGGGCCGGACCGGCGCCCAGAAGGTCGCCGAGGCGCTGACCCGAGTGGAAGCGGTGTCGTACGTGGCGTTGACCGCGGGCCGCTGGGATGTCCTGGCCGAGGTGGTGACGGCGCGTGGCGAGGACCTGCTCAACGTGCTCGACGAGAGCATCCGCGGCCTCGACGGCGTCACCGCGATGCAGGCGTGGCCCTATGTCACGGTGCACTACAAGGCAATTCACCCGCGGCACGGCCGTGGGTGGCACCCGCATGCGGTCACTGACCGGTGA
- a CDS encoding glutamate--cysteine ligase, which translates to MLSAPADSRIDFAGSPRPTVGVEWEFALVDADTRDLSNGAAEVIAEVGESPHVHKELLRNTIEIVTGICENTGEAMDDLRGTLGSVRKIVHDRGMELFCAGTHPFAKWSAQQLTDAPRYAELIKRTQWWGRQMLIWGVHVHVGISSAHKVMPIISSLLNQYPHLLALSASSPFWDGEDTGYASNRAMMFQQLPTAGLPFQFQTWPEFEGFVHDQKKTGIIDHLNEIRWDIRPSPHLGTVEVRIFDGVSNVRELGALVALTHCLIVDLDRRLDAGEQLPTMPPWHVQENKWRAARYGLDAVIILDADSNERLVTEDLDELLNHLEPVAKSLGCSDELASVTDIYRSGGSYQRQRRVAEENDGDLREVVDALVGELQL; encoded by the coding sequence GTGTTATCGGCGCCGGCTGACAGCCGTATCGATTTCGCCGGGTCGCCCCGGCCAACTGTCGGCGTCGAATGGGAGTTCGCTCTCGTCGACGCCGACACTCGTGATCTGAGCAACGGAGCCGCCGAGGTGATCGCCGAGGTCGGCGAGAGCCCACACGTGCACAAGGAGCTGCTGCGCAACACCATCGAGATCGTCACCGGAATCTGTGAGAACACCGGTGAGGCGATGGATGACCTGCGCGGCACCCTTGGCTCCGTGCGCAAGATCGTGCACGACCGCGGCATGGAGCTGTTCTGCGCGGGCACCCATCCGTTCGCGAAATGGTCGGCGCAGCAGCTGACCGACGCGCCCCGGTACGCCGAGCTGATCAAACGCACTCAGTGGTGGGGCCGGCAGATGCTGATCTGGGGCGTGCACGTGCACGTCGGGATCTCCTCGGCGCACAAGGTGATGCCGATCATCTCCTCACTGCTCAACCAGTACCCGCACCTGCTGGCACTGTCGGCGTCGTCGCCGTTCTGGGACGGTGAGGACACCGGGTACGCGAGCAACCGCGCGATGATGTTCCAGCAGTTGCCCACCGCCGGTCTGCCGTTCCAGTTCCAGACCTGGCCGGAGTTCGAGGGATTCGTCCACGATCAGAAGAAGACCGGCATCATCGACCACCTCAACGAGATCCGTTGGGACATCAGGCCGTCGCCGCACCTGGGCACCGTTGAAGTGCGGATCTTCGACGGGGTGTCCAACGTTCGTGAGCTCGGTGCGCTCGTCGCACTGACCCACTGCCTGATCGTCGATCTGGACCGCAGGCTGGACGCCGGTGAGCAGTTGCCGACCATGCCGCCCTGGCACGTGCAGGAGAACAAGTGGCGTGCGGCCCGCTACGGCCTGGACGCCGTGATCATCCTCGACGCCGACAGCAACGAGCGGCTGGTCACCGAAGACCTCGATGAATTGCTGAATCACCTTGAGCCCGTGGCCAAGTCGCTGGGATGCTCGGACGAGCTCGCCTCGGTGACCGACATCTACCGCAGCGGGGGCTCGTATCAGCGGCAGCGCCGAGTGGCCGAGGAGAACGACGGCGACCTTCGCGAAGTCGTGGACGCCCTCGTCGGCGAACTGCAGCTGTAG